GTCCAACCAACGGAGTAATCCAAAATCAAGATTATAAATTCTTATCAATTTTGCTGTTGATATATAGATATTTGACTTATACGATAGGGGAAACTAATTTTGAGACGTCATGAAAAATACACCTTCCTTCAGTTGACAACGATAACAATCCGATCTAAATCAGACAACCATCCTCTTTTCTTCAACATCTAGCCCGTAACactattcttcttctccaataTGCCTTCGCGACACGACCCCTCGCCCCACTAGCCTGCACCAATTTTCGACGGCGTCTCCATCGCATTCTTCACTAATCCATTCAATTTCAAGCTCACTGCCCTGGCACCAGCTCAACCAACAGTCTTTTGCCGTCCATGGCCGACAACGCCTCCGCACCTCCACCACTGTTGAGGCTGCTTACTCTCCGAGCATCTCTCTAAATCTGAAGAGCACTAAAAATCTAAAAGTCATCTTTCCTAACCCTACAGTGGTTGTGAACCAATAAATACAGCAATTTTCAGTCAACTGTGTGACAAGAAATAGTATATGATATATCCTGTTTTAACTCGTTCAAAAAAAATACTATCCCGTTTTAACCGCGTAACTAACCGCTTTCCTTCAAGTCCCAATTCGAGTAAAAAAAACCATTCGACGCGGCCAGCCACGTCAGATGGTGCCTGTAGCCCAAACAAAGTCGACGCCAGCGCATTGTCGTTGGAGCTCGCGGGCTGCTGAGGCAAACGGAGAAGGGGGAACGCGACGCGAGCTAGAGCGGTGCCGGATCGAATCCCCGCCGCCGAGGAATCGAGGATGGTGAACGCGTTCTTCGTGTTTTGCGGGTGCGTGGACCAGGCGAGCGTGGGGGTGGTGGAGAAGTGGGGACGCTTCCTCCGCCTCGCCGAGCCGGGCCTACACTACTTCAACCCCTTCGCCGGCGAGTGCGTCGCGGGAACCCTCACCACCCGCGTCCAATCCCTCGACGTCAGCGTCGAGACGAAGACCAAGGTGGGTTCCCATCTGTTATCCTAGGAGGATTTCTAGCTCACTTCTTCCTGATCGTCTAGTCCGCTTGTCTGTGTTAGATTAGATTGATCCAGTGCGGGGGTTTAGACATACAGCCCCATCTCTGCTAGGTGaagaatcccccccccccccaccgtgTTCGGTCCCGATCAGTTCTCTCGATGATAGATTTGTAAACTAATGAGTTTGTCGGGGCCATACGAGATTGCATCGTGCTTGGATTGGGAATTGGGATGCTAGTTTTGGTTGCAGAATCTGGGATACGGTCAGCACTCTTTGTAAGCTTATTGCAGAAAGGAAGGGAATTGGAATTGCGTTATATGATTTATGGGGTCGTGGTAGCCTGTAGGTTAATGTGGGATATTGGAAGAACATTGTTGGTCGACATTACTCGAGCAGTGAACTTCGGATTTCTATGTTGTCAAATTGGGTTAGCCGTGGAGTAAGCCTTTTCATGCTTTGTTTGGCAGCATGGCCGTAGCCACACTATTAATCACATAATTCAACCATATGATGGGCCAACTGTTAACCTTTTCCCTGCAGGATAATGTCTTCGTTCAGCTGATCTGCACAATCCAATATCGAGTTGTCAAGGAAAATGCTGATGACGCGTTCTATGAGCTGCAGAATCCTCAACAGCAAATTCAGGCCTATGTCTTTGATGGTAAATTATTATTACTGAAATTTGTTATTTCCTATACTGTTTCTTTCAAGCCTAAGCGGACacttccttctttttctttccttctgaAAATTAGTGGTTCGCGCCCTAGTTCCAAGAATAAATCTGGATGATCTTTTTGAGCAAAAGAATGATGTGGCAAAAGCTGTACTTGAGGAGCTTGAAAAGGTAATCCATAGCCCTTTTTTTAGTGGGAGTATGGGATTGGTTCGAATTCTTAATTCTGCACACATATAACTGCAGTGATactttttatcatttttttctcGTTTTGCTTGTTTACATGTATTGCTCACTTTCAAGGCACATCGTTTCATGGATTTAAATCATTCTGCCGAGACTTTACGTAGCAATCTGTTTTAGACCTCTGCGGCATAATTGTTACGATGCCCCTATGTATATGCTTGCAGTTGGGCTTTTGGTCCAGTACATTCTAAACATGATATTTTGTTGCCCCATGTGTATTCTTACAGTTAGGCTTTTGGTTCGATCCTTTCTTTTCAATACTGGTTTCTAATTAAAAAAGGGATAATTCCATAATACTCTTTGATGGTTGTATCACAAGAGATACTGATGATGTATTGTATGTGGTGAGTAGGCCACAGTAATACAGTAGCTGCAATGATTCTCTCTCAGAAAGATAACATGCTGTTTCTTGGTGGTGattgatattttctttcatataaaatcgTAACCTTCTCTGGTTTATAAAGTGTAATCTGTTGCTTACCCTATGTTTGTTTGGTAATGTCCAGTTTGTCCTCGAAACATTCTTTCCTCTGCATTACTGGCAGTATTAAGTAGTTTCTGATTATACCGTCTCTTGAGAGAATAATCCAGTGTTCTATTTTTTCCTGTATGCCTGCAGGCTGCCACATACTGCTGTTCTCTGTCTTCCCTGTCAATTAAATAAATTCTCGCTGTTTTCCAGGTGATGGCAGATTATGGTTACAGCATTAAGAACATTCTCATGGTTGATATCATTCCTGATGCTGCTGTTCGCAAAGCAATGAACGATATAAATGCAGGTATTATCCCGTTATTATACATGTGGAGTACTGCTTAGAGCTTGGTAAATGTTTATTAAATTCCGAATTGTTTTTCTTGAGGTTAAAAATTGTTACTGTTTTTACTATGCTCGTATTGTTTTGCTgcttcttttatatatatatgcttccCTTTAATTTTCATCTAATATTTTGAATAGCAGCATCTGGGCTTTAGTAGCACTTTGCGTCATTTGCATTTATGCTCACATGACCTGCCAACTTCTATCACAGCCCAAAGGCTTCAGCTTGCAAGTGTCTACAAAGGAGAAGCAGAGAAGATTCTTATGGTGAAGAAAGCGGAAGCAGAAGCAGAGGCAAAATACCTTTCTGGTGTTGGCATTGCCAAGCAGCGGCAGGCGATAACTGATGGCCTCCGAGAGAACATCCTGAACTTCTCGCACTCAGTGTCAGGCACCAGCGCGAAAGAAGTCATGGATCTGATCATGATCACGCAGTACTTTGACACCATCAAAGAACTCGGGGATAGCTCGAAGAACACCACGGTGTTTATACCTCACGGCCCAGGCCATGTGAAAGATATCAGCGAGCAAATCCGGAACGGCATGATGCAAGCATCAAGCAGCAATGTGTAAATCACTGTTCTCGGCAGTCCACGGATGGAGACGCGTCATCTCGAGCTGATCTGTTTACATTAGATTGTTAGGGCCTTAGGGGTGAATAATGAGTGCTAGGCTATTGTTTGCGCATCTGGTCATAAAACTAGTGtggttgaatttttgtattACATAAAGCTTATCGTGATTTAATTTGTTTCAAACGGTGATTATCTTCTTTTCGTTCTAACTGCACACGTGGATGTGCAGTCAGAACGAAAAGAAGATAAACACCACTTAAAACAAATTAAATctctaatatataaaatatgagttggtTTTCATGTCCCTTCTTTTCCTACTCCACTCGTATCTAAGAAAaccttttaaaatttgaataaattaATCACTTTT
The sequence above is drawn from the Phragmites australis chromosome 10, lpPhrAust1.1, whole genome shotgun sequence genome and encodes:
- the LOC133930910 gene encoding hypersensitive-induced response protein 4-like — encoded protein: MVNAFFVFCGCVDQASVGVVEKWGRFLRLAEPGLHYFNPFAGECVAGTLTTRVQSLDVSVETKTKDNVFVQLICTIQYRVVKENADDAFYELQNPQQQIQAYVFDVVRALVPRINLDDLFEQKNDVAKAVLEELEKVMADYGYSIKNILMVDIIPDAAVRKAMNDINAAQRLQLASVYKGEAEKILMVKKAEAEAEAKYLSGVGIAKQRQAITDGLRENILNFSHSVSGTSAKEVMDLIMITQYFDTIKELGDSSKNTTVFIPHGPGHVKDISEQIRNGMMQASSSNV